Proteins from a single region of Haloarchaeobius litoreus:
- a CDS encoding alkaline phosphatase family protein: MTTIVIGLDGANWHLLREWLDEGRLPNLQRLIDEGIGGTSRSCLPPLTVPNWKCYATGKNPGKLDVFRFDRIDTAEREHVFHDATDFRSSELWDYVEDEGLRAGVLNVPSTYPPKEMGGFMVAGGPDASESEYRSLQSGYATPDDVEQYLDEELDYRVHPTPMISPSDTGEDEVEAILELIDMRFEAAERLLDREDPDFLHLTVFYSMALQHYFWQDEPVERAWRRIDENLTRFTEQDHDILVMSDHGTQRVDTVFYINRWLAEEGYLSLGTTVDQLFRRAGVTRERALTVAKKLGMVGTLRKVVPEAVQKVVPWEEGVKRDRVLSAVNWERTTAVASNQGPIYLTMSADDPGYETTRQELIEKLSGLTHPETGEQLVEAVHRGEEHYEGPYAENAPDLILDQGPNVHTSDAVGAGPWYADEGVWRGGNEPEGLFLFSGPSFRSEGLTLDARIVDLAPTLLHTMGMTVPSDMDGRVLDVFEPESVPGKTPVRTREPLPEKHEGGGGDRAGVERRLADLGYLE, translated from the coding sequence ATGACCACCATCGTGATCGGACTCGACGGCGCGAACTGGCACCTGTTGCGGGAGTGGCTCGACGAGGGCCGGCTTCCCAACCTGCAACGACTCATCGACGAGGGCATCGGCGGCACCTCGCGGAGCTGTCTTCCGCCGCTGACCGTCCCGAACTGGAAGTGCTACGCGACCGGGAAGAACCCGGGCAAGCTCGACGTGTTCCGGTTCGACCGCATCGACACCGCCGAGCGAGAGCACGTGTTCCACGACGCGACGGACTTCCGGAGCTCGGAGCTCTGGGACTACGTCGAGGACGAGGGGCTCCGTGCCGGCGTCCTCAACGTCCCGTCGACCTACCCACCGAAGGAGATGGGCGGGTTCATGGTCGCCGGTGGCCCCGACGCCTCCGAGTCGGAGTACCGGTCGCTCCAGAGCGGCTACGCGACGCCCGACGACGTGGAGCAGTACCTCGACGAGGAGCTCGACTACCGGGTCCACCCGACGCCGATGATCTCGCCGTCCGACACCGGTGAGGACGAGGTCGAGGCCATCCTCGAGCTCATCGACATGCGGTTCGAGGCGGCCGAGCGACTGCTCGACCGAGAAGACCCCGACTTCCTCCACCTCACGGTGTTCTACTCGATGGCGCTCCAGCACTACTTCTGGCAGGACGAGCCCGTCGAACGGGCGTGGCGGCGCATCGACGAGAACCTGACCCGGTTCACCGAGCAGGACCACGATATCCTCGTGATGTCCGACCACGGAACCCAGCGCGTCGACACGGTGTTCTACATCAACCGCTGGCTGGCCGAGGAGGGCTACCTCTCGCTCGGGACGACGGTCGACCAGCTGTTCCGCCGGGCGGGGGTGACCCGCGAGCGGGCGCTGACCGTCGCGAAGAAGCTCGGGATGGTCGGTACCCTGCGGAAGGTCGTCCCCGAAGCCGTCCAGAAGGTCGTCCCGTGGGAGGAGGGCGTCAAGCGCGACCGCGTCCTCTCCGCGGTGAACTGGGAGCGGACGACGGCCGTCGCGAGCAACCAGGGCCCGATCTACCTCACGATGTCCGCGGACGACCCCGGGTACGAGACCACCCGTCAGGAGCTCATCGAGAAGCTCTCGGGCCTCACGCACCCCGAGACGGGCGAACAGTTGGTCGAGGCGGTCCACCGCGGCGAGGAGCACTACGAGGGCCCCTACGCGGAGAACGCGCCGGACCTCATCCTCGACCAGGGGCCGAACGTCCACACGAGCGACGCCGTCGGCGCGGGTCCGTGGTACGCGGACGAGGGCGTCTGGCGTGGTGGCAACGAGCCAGAGGGGCTGTTCCTGTTCTCCGGGCCGTCGTTCCGGTCCGAGGGACTGACACTCGACGCGCGTATCGTCGACCTCGCGCCGACGCTGCTCCACACGATGGGCATGACCGTGCCGTCGGACATGGACGGCCGGGTGCTGGACGTGTTCGAACCGGAGTCCGTCCCGGGGAAGACACCGGTCCGGACGCGGGAGCCACTCCCAGAGAAGCACGAGGGGGGCGGTGGCGACCGCGCGGGTGTGGAGCGCCGGCTGGCCGACCTGGGCTACCTGGAGTGA
- a CDS encoding nucleotide sugar dehydrogenase: MSETVPGTPYPPAGDERTFPWAFGLGEYPVAVYGLGKMGLPLAAVFAEETGNVVGVDIDEGVVAGIEAGESHVAGEPGLDDLVSKTVERGALRATTDGERAAESARIHVVMVPTLVTDGEPELGALDAAIEDIAAGLDPGDAVFVECTVPPRTCVDRVQPALVSESGLDPDEFGLAFCPERTMSGRAIEDIRGSYPKVVGGVDPASTELARRVYREVNDAGVHTVRDATTAEAVKVFEGLYRDVNIALANELAQFADAFGIDVTEAIETANTQPFCDIHTPGAGVGGHCIPYYPHFVMGEFEPDAPLLRTARAVNDRMPVFVAERLLDELRAVGTTPADATVAVLGLTYRPGVAEVRATPAKPLADRLADAGVTVLGVDPLVDYVPGFDHEVLDPYELYDRELDGAVLVTDHDVFSELDWGAFDRLAVVDGRQALDLAETDHSVYTVGGG; this comes from the coding sequence GTGAGCGAGACCGTCCCGGGGACGCCCTACCCGCCCGCCGGCGACGAGCGGACGTTCCCCTGGGCGTTCGGTCTCGGCGAGTACCCGGTCGCGGTCTACGGGCTCGGCAAGATGGGCCTCCCGCTGGCGGCCGTCTTCGCCGAGGAGACCGGCAACGTGGTCGGCGTCGATATCGACGAGGGTGTCGTCGCCGGCATCGAGGCCGGCGAGAGTCACGTCGCCGGCGAACCGGGGCTCGACGACCTCGTCTCCAAGACCGTCGAACGTGGCGCGCTCCGGGCGACCACCGACGGCGAGCGTGCGGCCGAGTCGGCCCGCATCCACGTCGTGATGGTCCCGACGCTCGTCACCGACGGCGAGCCGGAACTCGGGGCACTCGACGCCGCAATCGAGGACATCGCCGCCGGACTCGACCCCGGCGACGCGGTGTTCGTCGAGTGCACGGTGCCGCCCCGGACCTGCGTCGACCGTGTCCAGCCGGCGCTCGTCTCGGAGAGCGGCCTCGACCCCGACGAGTTCGGCCTGGCGTTCTGCCCGGAGCGGACGATGAGCGGCCGGGCCATCGAGGACATCCGGGGCAGCTACCCGAAGGTCGTCGGCGGCGTCGACCCGGCGAGCACCGAGCTCGCCCGGCGCGTCTACCGGGAGGTCAACGACGCCGGCGTCCACACCGTCCGCGACGCCACCACCGCGGAGGCGGTGAAGGTGTTCGAGGGACTGTACCGGGACGTGAACATCGCGCTGGCGAACGAGCTCGCACAGTTCGCCGACGCGTTCGGTATCGACGTGACCGAAGCCATCGAGACGGCGAACACGCAGCCGTTCTGTGACATCCACACGCCCGGTGCGGGCGTCGGCGGGCACTGCATCCCGTACTACCCCCACTTCGTCATGGGGGAGTTCGAGCCGGACGCCCCGCTGCTGCGGACCGCCCGGGCGGTGAACGACCGCATGCCGGTGTTCGTCGCCGAGCGACTGCTCGACGAGCTGCGCGCGGTCGGCACCACGCCGGCTGACGCCACGGTCGCCGTCCTCGGGCTGACCTACCGGCCGGGGGTGGCGGAGGTTCGAGCGACGCCCGCGAAACCGCTCGCGGACCGTCTCGCCGACGCTGGCGTGACCGTGCTGGGCGTCGACCCCCTCGTCGACTACGTCCCGGGCTTCGACCACGAGGTGCTCGACCCGTACGAGCTGTACGACCGCGAACTCGACGGGGCGGTCCTCGTCACCGACCACGACGTGTTCTCGGAACTGGACTGGGGGGCGTTCGACCGTCTGGCGGTGGTCGACGGCCGACAGGCGCTCGACCTCGCCGAAACCGACCACAGCGTCTACACCGTGGGGGGTGGCTGA
- a CDS encoding Gfo/Idh/MocA family protein, translating to MSDTLAAGVLGVGNMGANHARVYDELAETTLIGVTDADSETAATVADRHDVPALPQSELLARADIVSVAVPTQYHVETAWACIDAGVDILVEKPFVHDIEAGRDLAARAAAAGVTLQIGHVERFNPAVRSLQSFVDEFDIVAMSARRLGPPPSGGGRDSVMLDLMVHDLDVLASIVDSEVRTVSAVGTLADQHVSAQLRFADGTVATVDASRATQQKVRELTLTASDCYVTLDYLAQSLEVYRHSLSEVVAGASGVRHRTASVVERPIVDNGEPLKHELRSFARSAREETEPEVTAADGLRAVELAQRIESALGRTEVAEP from the coding sequence GTGAGTGACACACTCGCGGCTGGGGTGCTCGGCGTCGGCAACATGGGTGCCAACCACGCCCGCGTGTACGACGAACTGGCGGAGACGACCCTGATCGGGGTGACCGACGCGGACTCGGAGACGGCCGCGACCGTGGCGGACCGACACGACGTCCCGGCGCTCCCACAGTCCGAGTTGCTCGCCCGGGCCGACATCGTCTCGGTCGCCGTCCCGACGCAGTACCACGTCGAGACGGCCTGGGCCTGCATCGACGCCGGCGTCGATATCCTGGTCGAGAAACCGTTCGTCCACGACATCGAGGCCGGACGCGACCTCGCGGCGCGTGCAGCGGCCGCGGGTGTGACACTCCAGATCGGACACGTCGAGCGGTTCAACCCCGCGGTCCGTTCGCTGCAGTCGTTCGTCGACGAGTTCGACATCGTAGCGATGTCGGCCCGCCGGCTCGGGCCGCCCCCGAGCGGCGGCGGCCGGGACTCGGTGATGCTCGACCTGATGGTCCACGACCTCGACGTGCTGGCGTCCATCGTCGACAGCGAGGTCAGGACTGTCTCCGCGGTCGGCACGCTCGCCGACCAGCACGTCTCCGCGCAGCTCCGGTTCGCGGACGGGACCGTCGCGACGGTCGACGCGAGCCGGGCGACCCAGCAGAAGGTAAGGGAGCTGACACTCACCGCGAGCGACTGCTACGTCACGCTCGACTACCTGGCACAGTCGCTCGAGGTGTACCGGCACTCGCTCTCGGAGGTGGTCGCGGGGGCGTCGGGGGTCCGCCACCGGACGGCGAGCGTCGTCGAGCGTCCCATCGTCGACAACGGCGAGCCGCTGAAACACGAACTCCGGTCGTTCGCGCGCTCCGCCCGGGAGGAAACCGAACCGGAGGTGACCGCCGCGGACGGGCTTCGGGCGGTCGAGCTGGCCCAGCGCATCGAGAGCGCTCTCGGCCGAACGGAGGTGGCCGAACCGTGA
- a CDS encoding DegT/DnrJ/EryC1/StrS family aminotransferase: MIELVDPVVGDAEHDRVASVLADGQLADGSTVRSFEDRFADYCGTEHAVATSNGTTALHAALVACGIGDGDTVVTSPFTFIATANAIRHVGAEPMFVDVDPTTFTIDVDRVAEVVRRRDVDAVVPVHLFGLPADMPRLRELAGEHDLTIVEDACQAHGATVDGEPVGSHGDAGCFSFYPSKNMTTGEGGMVTTDDDEVAARIRRFVDHGRDGTGRFVETGHNYRMTSIAAGLGLEQLRRLPEFNHRRRANAATLTERLAGLPIRTPRTPDGRRHVFNQYTVLTDRRDALADHLEHRGVDTGVYYPTPVHQEPAFRSVDADCRVADRLAGEVLSLPVHPGLDDREVRAVAEAVRGFYRE; encoded by the coding sequence ATGATCGAACTCGTCGACCCGGTCGTCGGTGACGCCGAGCACGACCGAGTCGCGTCGGTGCTGGCGGACGGCCAGCTGGCCGACGGCTCCACGGTACGCTCGTTCGAGGACCGCTTCGCCGACTACTGTGGCACCGAGCACGCCGTCGCCACGTCGAACGGGACGACCGCGCTCCACGCCGCACTGGTCGCCTGTGGCATCGGCGACGGGGATACCGTCGTCACGTCGCCATTCACGTTCATCGCGACGGCGAACGCCATCAGACACGTCGGGGCGGAGCCGATGTTCGTCGACGTCGACCCCACGACGTTCACCATCGACGTGGACCGCGTCGCGGAGGTCGTCCGTCGTCGGGACGTCGACGCCGTGGTCCCGGTCCACCTGTTCGGCCTGCCGGCGGACATGCCGCGGCTCCGCGAGCTTGCGGGCGAGCACGATCTCACAATCGTCGAGGACGCCTGCCAGGCCCACGGCGCGACCGTCGACGGCGAACCGGTGGGCTCCCACGGCGACGCGGGGTGTTTCAGCTTCTACCCGTCGAAGAACATGACGACGGGCGAGGGCGGGATGGTGACGACGGACGACGACGAGGTCGCCGCCCGCATCCGCCGGTTCGTCGACCACGGCCGAGACGGAACCGGGCGGTTCGTCGAGACCGGGCACAACTACCGGATGACGAGTATCGCGGCGGGCCTCGGCCTGGAACAGCTCCGGCGACTCCCCGAGTTCAACCATCGACGGCGTGCCAACGCGGCGACGCTGACCGAACGCCTCGCCGGCCTGCCGATCCGGACGCCCAGGACGCCGGACGGCCGCCGCCACGTGTTCAACCAGTACACCGTGCTGACCGACCGGCGCGATGCGCTCGCCGACCATCTGGAGCACCGCGGCGTCGACACCGGCGTCTACTACCCCACACCGGTCCACCAGGAACCGGCGTTCCGCTCCGTCGATGCGGACTGCCGTGTCGCCGACCGGCTCGCCGGCGAGGTGCTCTCGCTGCCGGTCCACCCCGGGCTCGACGACCGCGAGGTCCGGGCCGTCGCCGAGGCGGTCAGGGGGTTCTACCGTGAGTGA
- a CDS encoding acyltransferase produces MSDQKRTQAAVDEEGRVDPTAVLGTPPDGEPPTFGDAPRVRAGTVIYSDVVVGDNLQTGHNALVREGSTLGDDVVVGTGAVVDGHSTIGSGSSLQTGAYVPTNSELGKRVFLGPNATLTNDPYPTRREATLVGPKLEADVSIGANATVLPGLTVGERSFVAAGAVVTRDVPPRTLATGVPATFDPLPDQLDRRNEES; encoded by the coding sequence ATGAGCGACCAGAAACGGACCCAGGCGGCCGTCGACGAGGAAGGTCGGGTGGACCCGACGGCAGTGCTCGGCACGCCACCGGATGGGGAGCCACCGACGTTCGGCGACGCGCCGCGGGTGCGGGCGGGGACAGTGATCTACTCGGACGTCGTCGTCGGCGACAACCTCCAGACCGGTCACAACGCGCTGGTTCGGGAGGGGTCGACCCTCGGCGACGACGTGGTCGTCGGAACTGGCGCGGTCGTCGACGGCCACAGCACGATCGGCTCCGGGTCGAGCCTCCAGACCGGCGCCTACGTCCCGACGAACTCCGAGCTCGGCAAACGGGTGTTCCTCGGGCCGAACGCGACGCTGACGAACGACCCGTACCCGACCCGCCGGGAGGCGACGCTGGTCGGGCCGAAGCTCGAGGCAGACGTGAGCATCGGGGCGAACGCGACGGTGCTCCCGGGGCTGACCGTCGGCGAACGGTCGTTCGTCGCGGCTGGTGCCGTCGTCACCCGGGACGTCCCGCCGCGGACGCTCGCGACGGGCGTGCCGGCGACGTTCGACCCGCTGCCTGACCAACTCGACAGGAGGAACGAGGAGTCATGA
- a CDS encoding polysaccharide deacetylase family protein → MGTVVLSVDAELAWGFHDKASPPMDRVQAGREGWRAALETFDEHDLPATWAVVGHLFLSNCDGSHPDIPAPSGWFLAEREGKLAGRELFCAPELVGDIGRADADHDLGIHTFSHVQFGALETTASLARTEIELAVDVARQAGFDPVSFVFPRNDVGHRAELADSPMRCYRGVRPTSRGGLEGRGGKVRAAALGPTAPPLVEPRIDEFGLVDVPASLYLYGFQGIGRRVAGLLREDPVVGAVRSGLDAAAERDGVLHLWLHPNNLVTDRDHERLRQVCELVARYRDEKGVGVETMRSVANRTLSARSDPGGDEPTPTDPQSP, encoded by the coding sequence ATGGGTACTGTCGTACTGTCGGTCGACGCGGAACTCGCCTGGGGATTCCACGACAAGGCGTCTCCGCCGATGGACCGCGTGCAGGCCGGCCGCGAGGGGTGGCGGGCTGCCCTCGAGACGTTCGACGAACACGACCTCCCGGCGACCTGGGCGGTGGTGGGCCATCTGTTCCTGAGCAACTGCGACGGTTCCCATCCCGACATCCCGGCACCGTCGGGCTGGTTCCTCGCGGAGCGCGAGGGCAAGCTGGCGGGACGGGAGCTGTTCTGTGCCCCGGAGCTCGTCGGCGACATCGGCCGGGCGGACGCCGACCACGACCTCGGCATCCACACGTTCTCACACGTTCAGTTCGGCGCGCTGGAGACGACGGCCTCGCTGGCACGGACCGAGATCGAGCTCGCGGTCGACGTCGCCCGGCAGGCGGGCTTCGACCCCGTCTCGTTCGTGTTTCCCCGGAACGACGTGGGACACCGCGCCGAGCTGGCCGACTCCCCGATGCGCTGCTATCGTGGAGTCCGACCGACCAGCCGTGGGGGACTCGAAGGGCGCGGCGGGAAGGTCAGGGCCGCGGCTCTCGGGCCGACCGCGCCGCCGCTCGTCGAGCCGAGAATCGACGAGTTCGGGCTCGTCGACGTTCCCGCGTCGCTCTATCTGTACGGCTTCCAGGGTATCGGTCGACGGGTCGCGGGCCTGTTGCGAGAGGACCCCGTCGTCGGGGCCGTCCGGTCGGGACTCGACGCGGCGGCCGAACGTGACGGCGTGCTCCACCTCTGGCTCCACCCGAACAACCTCGTCACCGACCGTGACCACGAGCGGCTCCGGCAGGTCTGCGAGCTCGTCGCCCGGTACCGCGACGAGAAGGGCGTCGGCGTCGAGACGATGCGGTCGGTCGCCAACCGGACGCTCTCAGCCCGGTCCGACCCGGGCGGTGACGAGCCCACGCCGACCGACCCGCAGTCACCGTGA
- a CDS encoding GNAT family N-acetyltransferase, with the protein MGDGESGGDDYTIRFYEPSERDGFLGLYRSVMGPATEAWFRWKYEENPYVAHVPVVVAVDEADGVVAARPQVPFRMQAGGTRTLALRFGDTIVHEDHRRRGLFTRTTAFAMDYYSGQQPRFAFNFPNSLSEPGYRNVGGELVQELVTHYRVHDLGSVLGEGSLPVSDGLADVGTRLVSAARAAERTIRRVDPDGSVVRYEEPPAERLAELASRSSDRRVHAVRDAAFFRWRFANPRWSYDTYILERGATQVAALVAGTATTERGTVTNLMEPVPLPPDGRETDAMRTLLAAVVEDLSDSDLVAVAGGTIDPSLLRRFGFLPDDRRPLSLGASPSRQIVYDLADAGEQAWRVGGLDIREPENWALTFSEHDSR; encoded by the coding sequence ATGGGTGACGGCGAGTCCGGGGGCGACGACTACACCATCCGATTCTACGAACCGTCGGAAAGAGACGGGTTCCTCGGGCTCTACCGGTCCGTGATGGGGCCGGCGACGGAGGCCTGGTTCCGCTGGAAGTACGAGGAGAACCCGTACGTCGCCCACGTCCCGGTTGTCGTGGCCGTGGACGAGGCCGACGGTGTCGTCGCGGCGCGTCCGCAGGTGCCGTTCCGGATGCAGGCAGGCGGGACACGGACGCTGGCGTTGCGCTTCGGCGACACCATCGTCCACGAGGACCACCGTCGCCGTGGCCTGTTCACCCGGACGACGGCCTTCGCGATGGACTACTACTCCGGACAGCAGCCGCGGTTCGCTTTCAACTTCCCGAACTCGCTGTCGGAGCCGGGCTACCGCAACGTGGGCGGTGAGCTCGTCCAGGAGCTGGTGACGCACTATCGCGTCCACGACCTGGGGAGCGTCCTCGGCGAGGGTTCCCTGCCCGTCTCCGATGGGCTCGCCGATGTCGGCACCCGGCTCGTCTCGGCTGCGCGCGCGGCGGAGCGAACCATTCGCCGGGTCGACCCTGACGGGTCGGTCGTCCGGTACGAGGAGCCGCCGGCCGAACGGCTCGCCGAGCTGGCCAGTCGGTCGAGCGACCGACGGGTCCACGCGGTCCGGGACGCGGCGTTCTTCCGCTGGCGGTTCGCCAACCCGCGCTGGTCGTACGACACCTACATCCTCGAACGGGGGGCTACGCAGGTGGCCGCACTCGTCGCGGGAACCGCCACGACGGAGCGTGGAACGGTGACGAACCTCATGGAGCCAGTCCCGCTGCCCCCGGACGGGAGGGAGACCGACGCGATGCGGACGCTCCTGGCGGCCGTCGTCGAGGACCTGAGTGACTCGGACCTCGTCGCGGTCGCCGGCGGGACCATCGACCCATCGTTGCTGCGGCGGTTCGGCTTCCTGCCGGACGACAGGCGGCCGCTCTCGCTCGGTGCCTCGCCGTCGCGCCAGATCGTCTACGACCTGGCGGACGCCGGCGAACAGGCGTGGCGTGTCGGTGGGCTGGACATCCGTGAACCGGAGAACTGGGCGCTCACGTTCAGCGAACACGACTCACGGTGA
- a CDS encoding GNAT family N-acetyltransferase: MSDDLDVSVVDSVHEVNENQWNNLVEQADLGSVFHRHEWLALVEEYVPECRPLHVVVSKKGNPVGLLPNFAGPIYLPTATRLGNRLPLREVVSVDPGFGGPVVSTSERDCLELLFDALDEETGMGTLYHAIRTNDLGYVRYGKWLAKRGYEPTLVNCRFRITLDEEWPEIKSSMQSGRRRALRQADEEGVEVVERSLDRSAATELYDDYVANVERVGGVPYERPFFEAMLTEFSDRVRVFSAVHDGERVGSYVNILDDEQETVHFYFSALPDEDCFSHHPSEVLHRRGIRWALDNGYRYYDFGATGAHFDETVFQYKSRYGGEAVPTLQWRKGHSRVGWPAFKLGRNVYQKATY, encoded by the coding sequence GTGAGCGACGACCTCGACGTCAGCGTGGTCGACAGCGTCCACGAGGTCAACGAGAACCAGTGGAACAACCTCGTCGAACAGGCCGACCTTGGCTCGGTGTTCCACCGACACGAGTGGCTCGCCCTCGTCGAGGAGTACGTCCCGGAGTGCCGGCCGCTGCACGTCGTCGTCTCGAAGAAGGGCAATCCGGTCGGGTTGCTGCCGAACTTCGCCGGACCGATTTACCTCCCCACGGCGACCCGGCTCGGAAACCGGCTTCCACTGCGGGAGGTCGTGAGCGTCGATCCAGGGTTCGGCGGGCCGGTCGTCTCCACGAGCGAGCGCGACTGTCTGGAGCTGCTGTTCGACGCCCTCGACGAGGAGACCGGCATGGGGACACTGTACCACGCCATCAGGACGAACGACCTCGGCTACGTCCGCTACGGCAAGTGGCTCGCGAAGCGGGGCTACGAGCCGACGCTCGTGAACTGCCGGTTCCGCATCACGCTCGACGAGGAATGGCCCGAAATCAAGTCGTCGATGCAGAGCGGGCGACGGCGGGCGCTCCGCCAGGCCGACGAGGAGGGCGTCGAGGTCGTCGAACGGTCACTCGACCGGTCGGCCGCGACGGAGCTCTACGACGACTATGTCGCGAACGTCGAACGCGTCGGCGGCGTCCCCTACGAACGGCCGTTCTTCGAGGCGATGCTGACCGAGTTCTCCGACCGGGTCCGCGTGTTCAGTGCGGTCCACGACGGCGAACGGGTCGGATCCTACGTCAACATCCTCGACGACGAACAGGAGACCGTCCACTTCTACTTCTCCGCCCTCCCCGACGAGGACTGCTTCTCGCACCACCCCTCGGAGGTGCTCCACCGGCGGGGGATCAGGTGGGCGCTCGACAACGGCTACCGGTACTACGACTTCGGAGCGACGGGCGCGCACTTCGACGAGACCGTGTTCCAGTACAAGTCCCGGTACGGCGGCGAGGCGGTACCGACGCTCCAGTGGCGGAAGGGCCACTCCCGGGTCGGCTGGCCGGCGTTCAAGCTCGGCCGGAACGTCTACCAGAAGGCGACCTACTGA
- a CDS encoding 3-keto-5-aminohexanoate cleavage protein, with protein sequence MTYEEYLSGKKLVLTVATTGGVHGKDANPNLPEQPDEIARQVAECERLGAAIVHVHGRDEHGENDASRLQAVNDAIREHCDDIIIQNTTGGQATLPERIQGIRTDPAPEMASLDLGPFKRDQHIITEHTRHNIEQLAIEMQEKGIKPELECFNSGQLQEAKRLIDQGLLDPPYYINIIFGGQVFTPPHPRHVQALVDTLPENSEFNILATGRHQLPLTLFATILGGHVRVGMEDNLYYERGAQAESNQQLVRRTVDIIGDLGRDLATPDEAREILGIA encoded by the coding sequence ATGACCTACGAGGAGTATCTGTCCGGGAAGAAACTCGTCCTCACCGTCGCGACCACCGGAGGTGTCCACGGGAAGGACGCGAACCCGAACCTTCCGGAGCAACCCGACGAGATCGCCCGACAAGTCGCCGAGTGCGAACGACTCGGTGCCGCCATCGTCCACGTGCACGGTCGGGACGAACACGGTGAGAACGACGCGAGCAGGCTACAGGCGGTCAACGACGCCATCCGCGAGCACTGCGACGACATCATCATCCAGAACACCACCGGCGGGCAGGCGACCCTGCCCGAACGTATCCAGGGAATCCGGACCGACCCGGCCCCGGAGATGGCGTCGCTCGACCTCGGCCCGTTCAAGCGCGACCAGCACATCATCACCGAGCACACACGGCACAACATCGAGCAGCTCGCCATCGAGATGCAGGAGAAGGGAATCAAGCCGGAACTGGAGTGCTTCAACAGCGGCCAGCTCCAGGAGGCGAAACGGCTCATCGACCAGGGGCTCCTCGACCCGCCGTACTACATCAACATCATCTTCGGTGGGCAGGTGTTCACGCCACCGCACCCCCGCCACGTGCAGGCGCTGGTCGACACACTCCCCGAGAACTCGGAGTTCAACATCCTCGCGACCGGCCGCCACCAGCTCCCACTCACCCTGTTCGCGACCATCCTCGGCGGACACGTGCGGGTGGGCATGGAGGACAACCTCTACTACGAGCGTGGCGCGCAGGCCGAGAGCAACCAGCAGCTCGTTCGCCGGACCGTCGACATCATCGGCGACCTCGGGCGGGACCTGGCGACGCCGGACGAGGCGCGCGAGATTCTCGGCATCGCCTGA